One region of Streptomyces sp. CG4 genomic DNA includes:
- a CDS encoding RDD family protein codes for MPTLRRALAWSIDFALVAAAAALLAILTFHRIAALVTDVPSLAARGGLDLVTSRGDVMSASEHLGLSLWDSIVLDVEEAFGALVVVTFLYQWACLTLLGRTLGKGLLGLRITPRLSRAAARRAAVTTAADVAVYALACVLLIEGRFVLSVLVWAVAVVLFVVNALTVFFPGRRSLADRLAGTSVVGVFQRRT; via the coding sequence GTGCCGACGCTGCGCCGCGCCCTGGCCTGGTCCATAGATTTCGCGCTGGTGGCGGCGGCAGCCGCGCTGCTCGCGATACTCACCTTCCACAGAATCGCCGCGCTGGTGACCGACGTGCCCTCGCTGGCCGCCAGGGGCGGCCTCGACCTGGTCACCTCGCGCGGTGACGTCATGAGCGCCTCCGAGCACCTCGGCCTGTCCCTGTGGGACAGCATCGTGCTGGACGTGGAGGAAGCCTTCGGCGCGCTCGTCGTCGTCACGTTCCTCTACCAGTGGGCCTGCCTCACGCTGCTCGGCCGCACCCTCGGCAAGGGCCTGCTCGGCCTGCGCATCACCCCGCGGCTGTCCCGGGCCGCCGCGCGCCGGGCCGCCGTCACCACCGCCGCGGACGTCGCGGTGTACGCGCTGGCCTGTGTGCTGCTGATCGAGGGCCGGTTCGTGCTGTCGGTACTGGTGTGGGCCGTCGCGGTGGTGCTGTTCGTGGTCAACGCCCTGACGGTGTTCTTCCCCGGCCGCCGCTCCCTCGCCGACCGGCTGGCCGGCACCTCCGTGGTGGGCGTGTTCCAGCGGCGGACGTGA
- a CDS encoding adenosylcobinamide-GDP ribazoletransferase, giving the protein MLKSSRFDGLRFAFGTLTVLPVRVHRWDRGAARAGMLTAPVAGLVVGGCAAGLGLLLLALGAGPLLAAVASVAVPAALTRGLHLDGLADTADGLGSGKPAEDALRIMKQSDIGPFGVITLVLVVLAQVAVLAQLYGDSWGRGAQAAVVSAVTARLALTLAARTGVPPARPEGLGAAVAGVVPAPGAPAVAAAVTLGAAVWGAALGPYGALRAAAAVLLSLAAAELLLRRCVRRFGGVTGDVFGALAETAATASLIVLALGH; this is encoded by the coding sequence GTGCTCAAGTCCTCCCGTTTCGACGGCCTCCGCTTCGCCTTCGGCACCCTCACCGTGCTGCCCGTCCGGGTGCACCGCTGGGACCGGGGGGCCGCACGCGCCGGGATGCTGACCGCCCCCGTGGCCGGGCTGGTCGTCGGCGGCTGCGCGGCCGGACTCGGGCTGCTCCTGCTCGCCCTGGGCGCCGGTCCGCTGCTGGCCGCCGTCGCCTCCGTCGCCGTACCCGCGGCCCTGACCCGCGGGCTGCACCTCGACGGGCTCGCCGACACCGCCGACGGGCTGGGCAGCGGCAAGCCCGCGGAGGACGCGCTACGGATCATGAAGCAGTCGGACATCGGGCCGTTCGGGGTCATCACCCTGGTCCTGGTGGTGCTGGCCCAGGTCGCGGTGCTGGCCCAGCTCTACGGCGACTCCTGGGGGCGGGGCGCGCAGGCGGCCGTCGTCTCGGCGGTCACGGCGCGACTCGCCCTCACCCTGGCCGCCCGCACCGGAGTCCCGCCCGCCCGGCCGGAGGGGCTGGGCGCGGCGGTCGCCGGGGTGGTACCGGCGCCGGGCGCACCGGCCGTGGCGGCCGCCGTCACGCTCGGCGCGGCCGTCTGGGGCGCGGCCCTCGGGCCGTACGGCGCGCTGCGCGCGGCGGCCGCGGTGCTCCTGTCCCTGGCCGCGGCCGAACTCCTGCTCCGCCGCTGCGTCCGCCGCTTCGGCGGGGTCACGGGGGACGTCTTCGGCGCGCTGGCGGAGACGGCGGCGACGGCTTCGCTGATCGTGCTGGCTCTGGGCCACTGA